The Sulfolobus acidocaldarius DSM 639 genome has a window encoding:
- a CDS encoding glycosyltransferase: MSKRGIIFIEEFTRLGGGQIAFINIYNAIMQRFDYLLLYTDKFHPKLPKLRFDRVFEGKYTYSENDPLIVFPIRMFRERRLLKKFIEKEKRNVNNSRTLFVFNNHPNVFVYNGTLNLVHENFLTPFTDENGNIRNWIGVKLLKLSGIYKEYEKANLIVTGNYARKMVSRSLDILGVTPNSIHVINLPVKMPENVELDNREECVLIFGRINREKKLDVVIEIAKRSRYRFIVAGAVNKGDESYFNSLRAKSPDNVNIIPNPNEENKDILFRKCSVFLQTKRYEHYGLSVAEAISYGLIPVVPKVGGPWEDITEYGKYGFGYEDIEEAISAIGQVMKVNPVFRKEVFESRYRFSFDRFHAKLNELLDKFLM, encoded by the coding sequence ATGAGTAAGAGAGGAATAATTTTTATAGAGGAGTTCACTAGGCTTGGTGGAGGACAAATTGCATTCATAAATATTTATAACGCTATTATGCAAAGGTTTGATTACCTCTTACTCTATACAGATAAGTTTCACCCAAAACTGCCCAAACTACGGTTCGATAGAGTATTTGAAGGAAAATACACGTACTCTGAAAACGACCCTCTTATCGTTTTCCCTATAAGAATGTTCAGAGAAAGAAGGCTATTGAAGAAGTTCATAGAAAAAGAGAAGAGGAACGTTAATAATAGTAGAACATTATTCGTATTTAATAATCACCCTAATGTGTTTGTGTATAACGGCACCTTAAACCTCGTCCATGAGAACTTCTTAACTCCCTTCACTGATGAAAATGGCAATATAAGGAACTGGATAGGCGTCAAATTACTGAAGCTGTCAGGCATATACAAGGAATACGAGAAGGCGAATTTGATAGTGACAGGAAACTATGCAAGAAAAATGGTCTCACGTTCACTTGATATCTTAGGAGTAACTCCAAACTCTATACATGTTATTAACTTACCGGTTAAGATGCCTGAGAACGTAGAGCTTGATAATAGGGAAGAATGTGTTTTAATTTTCGGTAGGATAAATAGGGAGAAAAAACTAGATGTAGTGATAGAAATTGCTAAGAGAAGTAGATACAGATTCATTGTTGCAGGCGCAGTTAACAAAGGTGATGAGAGTTATTTCAACTCCTTAAGGGCTAAATCACCTGATAACGTCAACATTATACCTAATCCTAATGAAGAAAATAAAGATATTCTCTTTAGAAAATGTAGCGTGTTCCTTCAAACAAAGAGGTATGAGCATTATGGACTTTCGGTAGCGGAGGCTATATCATATGGACTAATACCTGTTGTACCTAAGGTGGGTGGACCCTGGGAGGACATAACAGAGTATGGTAAGTATGGCTTTGGCTATGAGGACATTGAAGAGGCTATTTCTGCTATCGGCCAAGTTATGAAAGTTAATCCAGTTTTTAGAAAAGAGGTCTTTGAATCAAGATACAGGTTCAGCTTTGATAGATTTCATGCTAAACTCAATGAGTTGTTAGATAAGTTTTTAATGTGA
- a CDS encoding alkaline phosphatase family protein yields MKRPNMILIVLYTLRYDYSHGLDKLLEYGFVKYENAYSTSPWTLPSHISMFTGLYLTFHGVYEGYEIRSVTDYM; encoded by the coding sequence TTGAAGAGACCTAATATGATCTTAATAGTCCTCTACACACTCAGGTATGATTACTCTCATGGTTTAGACAAGTTGTTGGAGTACGGGTTTGTAAAATACGAGAACGCGTACTCTACCTCTCCCTGGACTTTACCCTCTCACATAAGCATGTTCACTGGTCTCTATCTTACATTCCACGGAGTCTATGAGGGGTATGAAATTCGTAGTGTTACTGACTATATGTAG
- a CDS encoding phosphoadenosine phosphosulfate reductase family protein: MTLRGKAAELLYNLSSTIGVSPDNYLISVLQSRTTKRVEHLPLQFKARIAEIITEASYTTFKNVYVVWSGGKDSTLTLYFAKEVAKKLNKEVKAIVIDHFMHFDETWEFIERVKKEWGVSVVVKGNERLKGHKYGDVVKVSELSREDREELQRLGYNREEFVFALNNIAGNHLLKTVPLKEAVKDLKIDALIVGVRWDENPARASETFFSPREDPPHTRVHTILLFTERDIWEFTLGNRLPVHPLYYKGYRSLDDKYETKKVSDKPAWEQNLENTPERVGRAQDKGNIMEILRRHGYM; this comes from the coding sequence CTGACGCTTAGAGGTAAAGCAGCAGAACTTCTTTATAACCTATCCTCTACTATTGGAGTATCACCAGACAACTACCTAATTTCAGTTTTACAGTCAAGGACTACCAAAAGGGTAGAGCACCTCCCCTTACAATTTAAGGCAAGGATAGCAGAGATAATAACAGAAGCCTCATATACAACTTTTAAAAACGTCTATGTAGTCTGGAGTGGTGGAAAGGACAGTACTTTAACACTTTACTTCGCTAAAGAAGTAGCTAAAAAGTTGAACAAGGAAGTTAAAGCGATTGTGATAGACCACTTTATGCACTTTGACGAGACCTGGGAGTTCATAGAAAGGGTAAAGAAGGAGTGGGGGGTTAGTGTTGTCGTTAAGGGGAATGAGAGGCTTAAAGGTCATAAGTACGGTGACGTGGTGAAGGTCTCTGAACTGTCAAGAGAAGACAGGGAAGAGCTACAGAGGCTAGGTTATAACAGGGAGGAGTTTGTCTTTGCCCTAAATAACATAGCTGGTAATCACTTATTGAAAACTGTACCGCTTAAGGAGGCAGTAAAAGATCTAAAGATTGATGCCCTCATTGTCGGGGTGAGGTGGGACGAGAACCCGGCTAGGGCTAGTGAGACCTTCTTTTCGCCCAGGGAAGACCCACCACACACTAGGGTTCACACTATACTCCTCTTCACAGAGAGGGACATATGGGAGTTCACACTTGGGAACAGACTACCTGTTCACCCCTTGTATTATAAGGGCTATAGGAGTTTAGACGACAAGTATGAGACTAAGAAGGTGAGCGATAAACCTGCGTGGGAGCAGAACTTAGAAAACACTCCTGAGAGGGTAGGTAGGGCTCAAGACAAGGGGAATATAATGGAGATACTTAGAAGACACGGGTATATGTAA
- a CDS encoding glycosyltransferase family 2 protein — protein MSTVSELKTSVIINVYKRYQYLPFALESVFTQSVKPNEVIVIADDPDKVPYRDKVYVIESKDEKYGTKIIEGFRASTGDLIFFLEDDDLFHKDKVKIVKEIFQSKKDVVAVHNLQEYIDTEGNVVMDHNRFS, from the coding sequence ATGAGCACGGTAAGTGAGCTAAAGACTAGTGTGATAATCAACGTGTACAAGCGATACCAATATCTCCCTTTTGCACTAGAATCAGTTTTTACCCAGAGCGTTAAACCCAATGAGGTCATAGTCATTGCAGACGATCCGGACAAGGTCCCTTACAGAGACAAAGTTTACGTTATAGAGTCTAAGGACGAGAAATATGGCACCAAGATAATTGAAGGCTTTAGGGCTTCAACAGGCGATTTAATATTTTTCCTGGAAGATGACGACCTCTTTCACAAAGATAAAGTAAAGATAGTCAAGGAAATCTTTCAATCTAAAAAAGATGTGGTAGCAGTACACAATCTCCAGGAATACATAGATACAGAGGGGAACGTTGTGATGGACCATAATAGATTTTCGTAA
- a CDS encoding HEPN domain-containing protein, with product MNKADILLNEAEIDLKFKCFNKSVSASYFAVRKEIEYLAIKLGSTIPRRDDKLINILKHLGKDKLAEDVLYLYERRKDADYGDTGMDEGIAINCLNIAKIVITEVRRLSQSIT from the coding sequence ATGAACAAGGCTGATATTCTGCTTAACGAAGCGGAGATCGACCTAAAATTCAAGTGTTTTAACAAGTCAGTCTCAGCTTCGTATTTCGCTGTGAGAAAAGAGATAGAGTACTTAGCAATAAAGCTCGGTTCGACGATACCTAGGAGGGACGATAAGCTGATAAATATCCTTAAACACCTGGGTAAGGATAAATTAGCTGAAGATGTGTTATACCTTTACGAGAGGAGGAAAGACGCAGATTATGGTGATACAGGTATGGATGAGGGAATTGCGATAAACTGTCTAAATATTGCCAAGATAGTTATTACTGAGGTCAGAAGGCTCTCACAGAGTATTACCTAG
- a CDS encoding ATP-binding protein encodes MVPEERFRSYIAEWLTSSLPNIIKRDISLPLQRDYIITVTGGRRNGKTFLLYQTIQELMRSGLASQDEILYVDFEDYRLKGSKVDDLDKILTIFVELTGKQPKYVFLDEIQNIENYGSWFRKRSNFRVYLSGSSSSLTPFRIAEELRGRSVNYEIYPLSFKEFLRFKGFEYNKLMEYTVQRGKILSLLREYLYHGSYPAVVLEIENSEKLRLLKSYFDSVIVRDFSIVKPDIASLFASYLISNYARPITINKVYGYMKGLGIKIGKETVIELFERAKETYFSFLVEEFEKSERKRKANPKKLYIIDTGYPTALGYEFSISHAMENAVFIELLRRGYREVFYWKKKREIDFVIARNFSPTTLIQVTYAGDRVEDREVEAIVEAKSELKVDNAIILTWDYEGEINGIKAIPLWKWLLS; translated from the coding sequence GTGGTACCAGAAGAGAGGTTTAGGAGTTACATTGCAGAGTGGTTAACCTCCTCATTACCAAACATTATAAAAAGAGATATCTCACTACCGTTACAGAGAGACTACATAATAACTGTAACAGGAGGTAGAAGAAATGGCAAGACATTCTTGCTATACCAAACAATACAAGAACTAATGAGGAGTGGTCTCGCATCTCAAGACGAAATACTTTACGTTGACTTTGAAGACTACAGACTAAAGGGCTCCAAGGTAGATGATCTGGACAAGATCCTGACCATCTTTGTGGAGCTTACTGGGAAACAGCCAAAATACGTTTTCCTGGACGAGATACAAAACATAGAAAATTACGGGAGCTGGTTTAGAAAGAGATCGAATTTCAGAGTCTATCTCTCTGGTTCCTCATCAAGCCTGACTCCATTTAGGATTGCTGAAGAGCTGAGGGGGAGAAGTGTGAACTATGAAATTTACCCCCTGTCCTTTAAGGAGTTTTTGAGGTTTAAAGGCTTTGAGTACAACAAGTTAATGGAATACACTGTTCAAAGAGGTAAAATCTTATCACTTCTAAGGGAATACTTATACCACGGTTCATATCCCGCAGTTGTTCTTGAGATCGAGAACAGTGAGAAATTAAGGCTATTGAAATCCTACTTTGACTCCGTTATTGTTAGAGACTTCTCGATAGTTAAGCCCGATATCGCCTCACTTTTCGCCAGTTATTTGATATCCAACTACGCTAGACCAATAACTATCAATAAGGTCTATGGATACATGAAGGGCTTAGGGATTAAGATAGGAAAGGAAACGGTAATAGAACTCTTTGAGAGGGCTAAAGAGACTTACTTCTCGTTCTTGGTAGAGGAGTTCGAGAAGAGCGAGAGAAAGAGGAAAGCTAATCCGAAAAAGCTGTACATAATAGACACAGGTTACCCTACAGCCTTGGGCTATGAGTTCTCGATATCCCACGCCATGGAGAACGCAGTGTTTATAGAACTCTTAAGGAGGGGGTATAGAGAGGTGTTCTATTGGAAAAAGAAAAGGGAGATAGACTTTGTAATAGCTAGAAATTTCAGTCCCACTACTCTAATTCAAGTAACATATGCTGGTGATAGGGTAGAAGATAGAGAAGTTGAGGCTATAGTGGAGGCTAAGTCTGAGCTTAAGGTCGATAATGCGATCATACTGACTTGGGACTATGAAGGCGAGATCAATGGTATTAAGGCAATACCCTTATGGAAGTGGCTACTAAGCTAG
- a CDS encoding antitoxin VapB family protein produces MRRVATIPVSDTVKVILEREKGNMNWDEFLLMLVNEYKRKKREEGISDLRKILTEDDIREI; encoded by the coding sequence ATGAGAAGGGTAGCCACGATTCCAGTTTCTGATACTGTGAAGGTAATCTTGGAGAGGGAGAAGGGAAATATGAATTGGGATGAGTTCCTGTTGATGTTAGTTAATGAGTACAAGAGAAAAAAGAGGGAAGAGGGAATAAGTGACCTGAGGAAAATTTTAACTGAGGACGACATTAGAGAGATATAG
- a CDS encoding NAD(P)/FAD-dependent oxidoreductase: MILGGGFAGVSAYNQNSEAVVVDKKDFFLLTPWVIDYVCGLKELEDVTVKYKRVVLGELRKIDYKGKRVILDKDREIRYDKLIVSLGHHQNLPRLKGAREYAHKIETLDDAVALRKRLEEVKNVVIVGGGATGVELAGNIRGKNITLIHRKERLLPTMTTGSSKRAEKLLTELGVNLMLKVSAEEITKEGVVTSNGFVKSELTIFAGGLKGPQIIDTIEHRNKDHRLLVDKYLRSVEFNDIYGAGDCATFENEDIPMSANTAVISGRVAMRNAMGEEVEFRPKRLATILRVGEDFFGDFGDNYVEGNSARLLRSIAYTESLMLPEKLRR, translated from the coding sequence GTGATACTGGGGGGAGGGTTTGCAGGTGTCTCAGCTTACAACCAGAACAGTGAGGCAGTGGTGGTGGACAAGAAGGACTTTTTTCTCCTAACCCCATGGGTGATAGACTACGTGTGTGGTCTTAAAGAGTTGGAAGACGTGACAGTGAAGTACAAGAGAGTCGTGTTGGGTGAGCTGAGGAAAATAGACTATAAGGGTAAGAGGGTTATACTTGATAAGGACAGGGAGATAAGGTATGACAAACTTATAGTGAGTCTGGGTCACCACCAGAACTTGCCCAGGTTAAAAGGTGCAAGGGAATATGCACATAAGATAGAGACACTAGATGACGCTGTAGCACTGAGGAAGAGGCTTGAGGAAGTAAAGAACGTGGTCATAGTTGGTGGAGGTGCTACGGGTGTGGAGTTAGCTGGGAACATCAGGGGGAAGAACATTACATTAATCCACAGGAAGGAAAGGCTACTGCCGACAATGACCACAGGGTCGTCAAAGAGGGCTGAAAAGCTGTTAACAGAGCTCGGTGTGAACTTGATGCTGAAAGTGAGTGCAGAGGAGATAACTAAAGAAGGTGTTGTTACATCTAACGGGTTCGTGAAGTCCGAGTTGACAATATTTGCTGGTGGTCTCAAAGGTCCACAGATCATAGACACAATAGAACACAGGAATAAGGACCACAGGCTACTTGTTGACAAGTACTTAAGGTCAGTGGAGTTTAATGACATTTACGGTGCAGGCGACTGTGCCACATTTGAAAACGAGGACATCCCCATGTCAGCTAACACAGCTGTCATATCTGGTAGGGTAGCCATGAGGAACGCTATGGGAGAGGAGGTCGAGTTTAGACCCAAGAGGTTAGCTACGATACTGAGGGTTGGTGAGGACTTCTTTGGTGATTTTGGTGATAACTATGTGGAGGGTAACTCAGCTAGGCTGTTGAGAAGTATAGCCTACACCGAGTCATTGATGTTACCGGAAAAGTTGAGGAGATAA
- a CDS encoding pyruvate oxidase — protein MPSVAEVITKVLEESGVQRIYGIPGDSIDPLVDAVRRSKVSYIQVRHEEGAAFAASVEAKITGRPVACMGTSGPGSIHLLNGLYDAKMDHAPVIAFSGQVESDMLGHDYFQEVNLVKLFDDVAVFNQVLINPDNAEYTVRRAIREAVTKRGVAHINLPVDILRKSSEYKGKREEIVPKVEYSVDFSKVKELIERSEKPVLMIGGGARGLGEQISKFAERIGSPVIYALNGKGILPDLDPKVMGGIGLLGTKPSISAMDKADLLILLGTSFPYVNFLNRDAKVIQVDINPSNIGKRIDVDISLPIPAEEFLKIEVKEKDEKFYEKLKGEKEDWLDRISKQESSTDTPMKPQRVAYIVSQKCKDDAVIVTDTGNVTMWTARHFRASGKQTFVFSSWLGSMGIGVPGAVGASLATNRERQVIAFVGDGGFTMTMMELITAKKYGLPIKVIIYNNSKLGMIKFEQEVMGYPEWGVDLFNPDFSKLAESMGFKGFKLEEPGEAESVIEEFLNAEGGAVLDAVVDPNERPMPPKLTFKQAGEYVLSIFREKLQGD, from the coding sequence ATGCCATCTGTGGCTGAAGTAATAACAAAAGTATTAGAGGAGAGCGGAGTCCAGAGGATTTACGGTATTCCTGGAGACTCAATAGACCCTCTAGTTGACGCAGTGAGGAGATCAAAAGTGTCCTACATCCAGGTGAGACATGAAGAGGGAGCTGCATTTGCCGCATCAGTTGAGGCAAAGATCACAGGCAGACCTGTTGCGTGTATGGGTACCTCTGGACCAGGATCAATACACCTATTAAACGGTTTATATGACGCAAAGATGGACCACGCACCTGTCATAGCGTTTTCAGGTCAAGTGGAGTCAGATATGTTAGGACACGACTACTTCCAGGAGGTCAACTTAGTCAAGTTATTTGACGATGTAGCAGTGTTTAACCAGGTCCTTATTAACCCTGATAACGCAGAGTACACAGTGAGGAGGGCTATCAGGGAGGCTGTCACCAAGAGGGGAGTTGCACACATAAACCTCCCTGTGGATATATTGAGGAAGTCCTCGGAGTATAAGGGCAAAAGGGAGGAGATTGTCCCGAAAGTGGAATATAGTGTGGACTTCTCCAAAGTGAAAGAGTTGATCGAGAGGAGTGAAAAGCCAGTGTTAATGATAGGCGGGGGAGCAAGGGGTCTTGGTGAACAGATCAGTAAATTTGCAGAGAGGATAGGATCCCCAGTAATCTACGCCCTTAACGGAAAGGGCATACTACCTGACCTAGACCCCAAGGTAATGGGTGGAATAGGGCTACTTGGGACAAAGCCCTCCATATCTGCGATGGACAAGGCTGACCTGCTCATCCTGTTGGGGACTTCATTCCCCTATGTTAACTTTCTAAACAGAGACGCTAAAGTAATCCAGGTCGACATAAACCCATCAAACATAGGAAAGAGGATTGACGTCGACATATCCCTACCAATACCTGCAGAGGAGTTTCTCAAGATAGAGGTAAAGGAGAAGGACGAGAAGTTCTATGAGAAGTTGAAGGGAGAGAAGGAGGACTGGCTGGACAGGATAAGTAAGCAGGAGAGCAGTACAGATACACCCATGAAGCCCCAGAGGGTAGCTTATATAGTCTCACAGAAGTGTAAGGACGACGCTGTAATAGTCACAGACACGGGTAATGTGACAATGTGGACTGCCAGGCACTTCAGAGCCTCAGGAAAACAGACATTTGTCTTCTCCTCATGGCTGGGGTCTATGGGCATAGGAGTACCTGGGGCTGTAGGTGCATCATTAGCCACAAACAGGGAGAGACAAGTGATAGCCTTTGTGGGTGATGGTGGATTCACAATGACCATGATGGAGTTGATAACAGCAAAGAAGTATGGGCTCCCTATCAAGGTCATTATCTACAACAACTCGAAACTGGGGATGATAAAGTTCGAACAAGAGGTCATGGGTTACCCAGAGTGGGGAGTAGACCTGTTTAACCCAGACTTCTCCAAACTGGCTGAGTCAATGGGCTTTAAGGGGTTCAAGCTGGAGGAACCCGGTGAGGCTGAGAGTGTCATTGAGGAGTTCCTTAACGCAGAGGGAGGGGCTGTACTGGACGCAGTAGTTGACCCAAACGAGAGACCCATGCCACCTAAACTGACCTTTAAACAGGCAGGGGAGTACGTGCTATCAATATTCAGGGAGAAGCTACAGGGTGACTAG
- a CDS encoding type II toxin-antitoxin system VapC family toxin, producing the protein MTKTELSGSLVLDSGVLLSFVEGKYKGIFNKIKGGEIRPIVSSLSLVETYYITCRALGVEKAEEVVSHLISSGLFRVVGVNRKVISEAGKCKCKYPISLTDCTTIATAKVKNTRALSREEKELKELNIPEVILIHE; encoded by the coding sequence ATGACGAAGACAGAATTGTCAGGAAGTTTAGTCCTTGATAGTGGTGTATTACTGTCCTTTGTTGAGGGGAAGTACAAGGGAATTTTTAACAAGATAAAGGGCGGTGAAATAAGACCTATAGTTAGTTCGTTGAGCTTAGTTGAAACCTATTACATTACCTGTAGAGCTTTGGGTGTGGAGAAGGCTGAGGAAGTAGTTAGTCATCTAATAAGTTCAGGGTTATTTAGAGTAGTTGGGGTTAATAGGAAAGTAATCAGTGAGGCTGGGAAGTGTAAGTGTAAATACCCTATCTCATTAACTGACTGTACAACAATAGCTACTGCAAAGGTAAAAAATACTAGAGCCTTATCTAGAGAGGAGAAAGAACTTAAGGAACTAAATATCCCAGAGGTTATCCTAATACACGAATAA
- a CDS encoding aldehyde dehydrogenase family protein, with amino-acid sequence MKSYQELAYKWIRGSGEEYLDVNPADKEHVLAKIKLFTKDDLKESLNKALSKFDEWSRTPSPKRGQILLKAGELMEQEAKELALLMTLEEGKTLKDSMAEVTRSYNLLKFYGALAFKIGGKTLPSSDPDSRIYTLKEPLGVVALITPWNFPLSIPVWKLAPALATGNTVVLKPATKTPLLVAKLVEILSRAGLPDGVVNLVVGKGGELGDIIVSDENISAVSFTGSTEVGKRIYRLVGDKNRMTRIQLELGGKNALYVDRSANLDLASELAVRGAFGLTGQSCTATSRLIVHKDVYGHFKQKLIERVRKWRVGNGTDDVDMGPVVDEGQFKKDLEYVEIGKREGFKLIYGGNVIPGKGYFLEPTIFDGVTPESRLFKEEIFGPVLTVTEVGSLDDAISLVNSVEYGHTAGIVSTDIKAINRFVREVEAGVIKVNKPTVGLELQAPFGGFKNSGATTWKEMGEEALEFYLREKTVYEGW; translated from the coding sequence ATGAAATCGTATCAGGAACTGGCATATAAGTGGATAAGAGGTAGTGGAGAGGAGTACCTAGACGTAAACCCTGCAGACAAGGAACATGTATTGGCTAAAATAAAACTATTTACAAAGGATGACCTCAAAGAGTCCCTGAACAAGGCTCTGAGTAAGTTCGACGAGTGGTCAAGGACCCCATCACCAAAGAGGGGTCAAATACTCCTTAAGGCAGGAGAGTTAATGGAACAGGAGGCAAAAGAGCTAGCACTACTTATGACACTTGAAGAGGGTAAGACACTGAAGGACAGTATGGCAGAAGTGACCAGGAGTTATAATCTCCTGAAGTTCTATGGTGCACTAGCCTTTAAAATAGGAGGAAAGACACTGCCCTCATCTGACCCCGATTCGAGGATATACACTTTGAAGGAACCCTTGGGTGTCGTAGCCCTAATCACACCGTGGAACTTCCCCTTGTCAATACCGGTCTGGAAGTTAGCTCCAGCACTAGCCACAGGTAACACAGTAGTCCTAAAACCTGCCACCAAGACCCCACTGTTGGTAGCTAAGCTGGTTGAAATACTCTCCAGGGCTGGACTACCTGATGGAGTTGTCAACCTAGTTGTTGGAAAAGGAGGGGAACTTGGTGACATCATAGTCTCTGACGAAAACATATCAGCCGTGTCCTTCACAGGCTCCACTGAGGTGGGAAAGAGGATCTACAGGTTAGTTGGTGATAAGAACAGGATGACGAGGATACAGTTGGAGTTAGGGGGAAAGAACGCCCTCTACGTTGACAGGAGTGCTAACTTAGACTTAGCGTCAGAGTTAGCTGTTAGAGGAGCATTTGGGTTGACCGGTCAGTCCTGTACAGCGACTAGCAGACTAATAGTCCACAAGGATGTTTACGGTCATTTTAAGCAAAAATTGATAGAGAGGGTGAGGAAATGGAGGGTAGGTAATGGTACTGATGACGTAGACATGGGACCTGTTGTGGACGAAGGTCAATTCAAGAAAGACCTAGAGTATGTGGAGATTGGAAAGAGGGAGGGGTTTAAGCTGATCTATGGCGGAAACGTAATCCCAGGTAAGGGCTATTTCCTAGAGCCAACAATATTTGACGGCGTTACACCTGAGTCAAGACTGTTCAAGGAGGAGATCTTTGGACCTGTTTTAACCGTGACTGAGGTTGGAAGTTTAGACGATGCAATTTCCCTTGTCAACAGTGTGGAATACGGTCACACTGCAGGTATAGTCTCAACAGACATAAAAGCAATAAACAGGTTTGTAAGAGAAGTAGAAGCAGGAGTGATAAAGGTGAATAAGCCGACTGTGGGTCTAGAACTACAAGCTCCATTTGGTGGTTTTAAGAACTCTGGAGCTACGACATGGAAAGAGATGGGTGAGGAGGCTTTAGAGTTCTACTTGAGGGAAAAGACAGTTTATGAGGGATGGTAA
- a CDS encoding fumarylacetoacetate hydrolase family protein → MRIFRVVKKGSHYVHYAIVGNDVVKLDEDPVKALIRYSESKEILGDKVIGFNLEELLTKFKNGDTRITKPFDPIEVWGSGISYEMARERYSEEDVARITGKTIYEKVYDAVRPEIFFKATGNRCVGHGEAIVVRSDSEWTLPEPELAVVIDSRGKILGYTILDDVSARDLEADNPLYLPQSKIYYGCCAFGPFIVTPDEVGNPYSLDIRLKIMREGRVLFEGSVNTNKMRRKIEEQIQYLLRDNPVPDGTILTTGTAIIPGKDKGLRHGDVVEISITKLGTLLTPVVKGTQW, encoded by the coding sequence ATGAGAATATTTAGAGTAGTAAAGAAGGGTTCACATTATGTACATTACGCTATAGTAGGAAACGATGTAGTAAAGTTAGATGAAGACCCAGTTAAAGCTTTAATTAGGTATTCTGAAAGTAAGGAGATTTTAGGTGACAAGGTAATAGGGTTCAACCTGGAGGAACTGCTAACGAAGTTTAAGAATGGGGACACCAGGATAACTAAGCCATTTGACCCCATAGAGGTTTGGGGGTCAGGTATAAGTTATGAGATGGCTAGGGAGAGGTATTCAGAGGAGGACGTGGCTAGAATAACTGGGAAGACAATCTACGAGAAAGTGTATGACGCAGTGAGACCTGAGATATTTTTCAAGGCTACGGGGAACAGGTGTGTAGGACATGGGGAGGCAATAGTGGTGAGGAGTGACTCAGAGTGGACTTTACCTGAACCTGAGTTGGCGGTCGTGATCGATTCAAGGGGGAAAATTCTAGGTTATACAATCTTGGACGACGTATCGGCTAGGGACTTAGAGGCTGACAACCCGCTCTATTTACCTCAATCAAAGATATACTATGGTTGCTGTGCTTTTGGTCCGTTTATTGTAACACCAGATGAGGTGGGTAACCCCTACAGCCTTGATATAAGGTTGAAAATAATGAGGGAGGGCAGAGTCCTTTTTGAAGGCAGTGTGAACACGAACAAGATGAGGAGAAAGATTGAGGAACAGATTCAGTACTTGTTGAGGGATAACCCGGTACCTGACGGGACTATATTGACAACTGGTACTGCCATTATTCCTGGGAAAGACAAGGGGTTAAGACACGGAGATGTGGTTGAGATAAGTATTACCAAGTTAGGTACCCTGTTGACCCCTGTTGTCAAGGGTACACAGTGGTAA